The nucleotide sequence TTTATTCCTTTATTAATTTTATATTTAGGCGTGGGAGAAGAACCGAAAATTCTCCTAATTTTTATTGGGGTATTTTTCTTTAATGCCTTGATGGTTATGGATACGGTTAAGTTTGTCCCCAAAGATTTAATCGAGTCAACTTATATGTTAGGGGGAAATCGTTGGCAAACCTTAATTCAAGTAATTTTTCCCCATGTTGTACCCGGAATTATTGATGCTTGCCGCATTAATTTAGCGGCGGCTTGGCAATTAGTAATTGTTTCTGAATTAATTGCTTCTACAGAAGGGTTAGGCCGTCGGATTAGTGTAGCAGGCCGTTTTTTAAGAACCGATGAAATTTTTGTCGGGTTAATTGTTATTGGTGTGATTGGGTTGTTTTTTGACCTGCTTTTTCAATATCTGTTGCGCGTTTCTTGTCAATGGGCAACTCAAAAGCGTTAATTTATTGATAAGTTTTGTAAAATTTTAAGAAAAATTGTTTACGTTCCAGTGAGTTTTAAGGAGTTAAGCTATGTATCTACAAATCATCAATCTACATAAACATTTTGCCACCAAACAAGGAAATTTAGTGGTTCTCAAAGATATTAATATGACCATTAAGCAAGGAGAATTTATTTGTGCTGTGGGTGCTAGTGGTTCAGGAAAATCTACTCTCTTGCGCCAAATAGCCGGACTCGATAGGCCTACGGTGGGAGAAGTGAAAATTGATGGAAAACGAGTTACAGGACCAGGTCCAGATAGAGGAATGGTTTTTCAGCACTATACGCTTTATCCTTGGATGAATGTTCAAGAAAATACAGAATTTGGCCTAAAGTTACAAGGTTTTTCTCCTCGAGAACGACGAGAATTAGCTAGTTATTTTCTTAATATGGTAGGATTATCCAATTTTGCTAAATCCTTACCGAATCAGTTGTCAGGCGGCATGAAGCAGCGTGTAGCTATTGCTCGTGCTTTGGCTTCTAATCCCAAAGTGTTATTGATGGATGAACCGTTTGGCGCTTTGGATGTTCATACTAAGGAGTCTATGCACGAGTTTATGCTGACTCTTTGGGAGCGCACCAATATTACTGTTTTTATGATTACTCATGATGTGGAAGAGGCGGTGTTTCTTTCTAATCGAATTTATGCGCTTGGCGCTCGCCCGGGTACGGTGAGAAAGGAGATTAAGATTAATTTACCCGAGCGTAGTCATACTGTTAAGCGGCATTCGAGTTTTCATAGTTATCGCGATGAGTTGATGGATTTGATGCGGACTCATGGCCAGGAGGCAATGGCGGCGGCTTAAAAGATTATTTCGCGGTTATGAGCAAAGCCGCAACAAGGACGCTGAGAGATTTTTTTATCGAAGATTTTGGGTTAAAAACCTCCCCCTTCTAGGGGGACTTTGTAAACGGTTACTACAGATAACAAATTTATCTATTATTTTCTTTTATGTGCAAGTAATTAGAAGGGAATATCGTCTAGTTCTTTCTCTATTGCTTTAACTCTTTCTTGTAGCTGAATTGCTAATGGATAATCATTTAATATAATGGCAGCATCAGCCGCTATATTACAAGCGTTAAATTGAAAATTCATGGGAATTTCTTCATCGTTACATAAAGGTAAAAGAATTTCAAGGCTTTTTTGATATTCTTTATTTATTACTAAAGTTTCTCCATAAATTATTTTTTCTTCAACATTTAATTTATTTTTTTGATAGAGTGGTTCTATTGCTCGAATGGCATTTTTTATAAATCGTTCTGCTTGATGCTCAATTTTAATTTTTAATTGTCTAAGATATTCTTTTCCTAAAATTATTTGAACTTCCTCATCGTCGGGTAATAATTCCAATAACTTCCAGCAAAAAATTTTCATTTGCGTTGAATTTTTAGTTAGTTTAAAAAAGCGCATTGCCGTTCTATAAATTTCGGGATGAGGATAGATAGCCGCTAATTCTAAAATCTGCTTTTCTGCTTCTTCTTCTGGCAGGAAAAGAATTTTTTGAGTAAAAATTTCTATTTGTTTTAAAATATTGGTTTCAGCTAACTCTATTTGAATAGCATAAAATAATTTTACGTAATTACTGACTAATTCTTCATGACTGTCAGACTCAGTTATAGCAAGAAACTCTTTTTGCTCTAAAGCAGGACAAGAAAACAAGAAAAACAGTTTGTTATCCTCAATATCAAACAACTCACAACAGTCTTGCTTAAACCCCATCAAATCATCAGGTTTAGGAACCCGAGAGACAACTAATTTAACCTCAATAGACTTCCCCAACGCTTTAGCAATTTGACTTTGTTCAATTAAGTTTTTAATATGCTTTGTAACCCGAATACTCTCCGAACTCAAAGAAGAAAGCATAATCACTTCATCCGCAAGTTGTTGAGTACATAACCCTGAACTCTCGGTTATCCCTGTTCGAGAGTCAATAATCACAAAATCCGCTTGTAATTCTTCCTTAATATGCGCTAAAAACTGTTGAAAAAATGCCACTCCTTCTCGTTGAGAAAAAATAATTCCCCAATCTAACTGGCTTAATTTTTTATAATATTCTTCAGTCAAATATTGACCGGCGGGAATTATCCACAAAGAAGCCGGTTTTCCGGTTTCAGAAGCTTCTAGAGGAACAGAAATACAAAGGTCTTTAATATTTCCTAACTCTTCGTTGTACTGCTGATAATGCAGGATATAATCTAAAACACCTTTTTGAAAGTGCGGCGGTTCAGGTAAATTAAACTTCGCGTCTATACCAGGTGCTTCTAAATCAAAATCAATCAGAACTGTTTTTAATCCCAACTTAGCTAGATAAACTGAAAAATTAGCCGCCGTAAGGGACCTTCCTACACCTCCTTTATAAGAATAAAATGTAATGGTTTTCATGAAGCAATCCCCCATAAACTGTGAGTCTTTTTAATAATCTCTTTTACTTCTTCACATTGCCTTTTTTGTTCGGGTGAAATCGATGGGAATTCAGGGGGTTTTGATGCTGGTGTAGAAGATAAATTTTCAGGAGGGTTTAAAACTGATGTAATTGCTCCTTCAATTTCTTCTTGTTCTTTTCTTAAATAAGCAGGGATGACTTGAAATTTTTGGTCATTGAGTAAAATAGCGGCTTCAAAATCGGCTGCTAACCCATCTAAATAAGCTAAAACTGATGCAAAAGTATGGTCATTATTAGCACTTTCTAGTTTAGATACCCATCCCTGAGTAACTCCCAACTTCTGCGCTAATTCTTTTTGTGTCATTCCTACCCGTTTGCGAAGATTCCGCATCCCTTGGGTTAACGCGATCCTAAATAGTTCTTGTCGTTCAATTAGACGGTTTTCTGGAGTGTCGGGAATAATATCATCTAAAAAAGCTAAAACATCATTGTTGTTATTTTGAGTCATTTTCGCTTTCCTCCCTTTCTATTACACTATTTAACCGTTTAACAGCGATGGCTATTTCTTTGGTAGGGGTTTTTTGCTTTTTCTTCTTAAAACCATGTAGCAATATTAAACGTTTACCTGTGAAAGCACAAAGGAAAATTCGAGGGTTATTAGGGGTGTTGTCTAAGCGTAATTCATAGAGGTTATTTTGTTCTTTGATTTTACTGAGAATATCTGATCGTTCTCTTAATAACTGTAATCCCCAAGTTTTCAGTAATTTCAGGCGTAGTTGCAACTGCTTCAGTTCCCCTTCAGTTAAATTAGCTTCTTTGAGAAACTTTTTGACTGGTTCATTTGTATCAAATTCGCGGTAAAACTCAATTTGCCATTCTTCATCCACTCCTGAACTCTCCCCTTATATTATTACATATTTAGAATAGTTGGCCAAGTCTGAGGATGTACCAAGGAATTCTATAGGCAGGATGGGTTCTGAAGAGGCCTTCTCCTATCGGCAGATTAGGAATATTTTTCGGTAACTGTTGCATCTGAGCTTTGATGAAAGACTTCGCTCAATATTCTAGCATGGAATATTTTAAGAACTATATTCTAAATTTAAAATATTTAGTCTATCCATCGGTTTCAAGACTCTAGCTAAAAGAAGACAAGGAAAATCCTCTCCTTGTCCTCTTAAATGGGTCTTCTAGATAACTGTCCCGTCAGGAATAGTGGCGTTTTTCATGACCACAACAATACCATTGCGGATTAAAAAACCTTGATCTTCACGGTCAGCTTCTTCTATGCGGTCTTTATTGATAATTAACACATTTTTGCCAATGTGAGCGTTTTTATCAATAATTGCTCGACGAATTGTTGTACCTGCGCCAATTCCTTGAGGAACTTTACCGGCTTGGGAAGCCGCTTTGCGTTGTGCCGAGGATTCGTAAAAATCTAACCCCATCAGCAAACTATCTTCAATGGTACAACCGGCTTCAACCCGAGCGCGAATCCCGAGAACAGAATGGTGAATGCGGCATTCTTTGAGAATACAGCCCTCACTAATCATCGATTCTGTAATGGTACAGTCGACCATTTTTGTCGGAGGCAAATAACGGGCACGGGTATAAATGGGGGCTTTTTCATCATAAAAGCTGAAAGCTGGGTAAGGCTGCTGAGTTAAAGCTAAATTCGACTCATAAAACGCCTCTATCGTCCCAATATCTTCCCAGTAACCCTTAAATAGATAAGCCTGAACATTATGATCCGCAGATGCGGCGGGGATAATTTCCTTACCGAAATCTGTTTGTTCTAAGTTAGCTCGTAGCAACTTACCTAAAACATCTTTCTTAAAGACATAAATCCCCATTGAAGCAATATAAGGGCTTTTTCTAGCCTGGTCTGGAGATAAGCCTAAAATAGTAGTATCCACCTGCATTTGTTTGAGGGCATCACCTTTAGGCTTTTCAGAAAAGTCAATCACCCTACCGTTATCATCAATTTTCATCAAACCAAAACTCGATGCCCGTTTCTCATCAATGGGAACAACTGATAGGGTAATATCGGCGTTGGTTTCCCGATGACGTTGTATAAACTGACGGTAATCCATTCGGTAAAGATGATCCCCCGAAAGAATCAGATATTCGTCTATATCCCATTCTTCCATCAGCCAAAGATACTGACGCACAGCATCAGCCGTTCCTTGGAACCAACCCGGATTTTCCGGTGTTTGTTGGGCTGCCAGTACCTCAACGAATTCGTCATTAAAACCATTAAAATTATAGGTTCGGGACAAATGACGGTTGAGGGATGCAGAATTGAATTGGGTCAGAACGTATATTTTGGTAATCTCTGAGTTAATGCAGTTGCTTACAGGAATATCAATTAAGCGATATTTACCGGCTAAGGGAACTGCGGGTTTTGCTCTGAGTTTGGTTAAGGGATAAAGGCGTGTTCCAGCACCGCCTCCAAGTATGATAGATAAGACTTTTTTCACGAATAAAACCTCGCGATTGCCTGTTACTGTTACCTCTCAAGTCAAGTTTAAGACTCTCTGGCAAATCTAGGTAGGGGGGGATGGCATCAAAAGACAGAAATTTACAGCAAAACCCCTCACAGCAGGATTTTTGCATCTGTCTCAAGAGGAAAAATTTTTACGGTGAAACAAAATTTTAGTAGAGTTAGTCCAAGAGCAACAGTGGATGACTCATAACTGACAACGAACTCCATGCGCTTTCTTGGCAAAATTTCTCTGTGTCTAATCTTTCTAAGTTGCCCCTATATTTTGCCTTCCTCCTCCCAAATCAGTCAATGTCACTGGATGGCATGGGGAGCCGGTGAAGCACGAGAATTTGGTTCTCAGGGAACTAATGGTAAAAATGGTGAACGGGGACAAAATGCTCAAAATGCAGACAGTACCACCGTTTTTGCTGATGGTTCTCCCATAAAGCTCAATTTAGCGGGACAAAATGGCAAGGACGGTAACAACGGACAGAATGGGACAGATGCTAAATGTCTTGAACAACCCCAAAATGTGACTTATGATCTACGTGCGGCTAATGGGGGTAATGCCGGCAATGGCGGCGATGGCGGTGATGGGGGAAATGGAGGAGATTTAACGGTTTATTCCACTAATATAGCTAACCTTAAACAAATTACGGTTAATGCTGTGGGGGGTACAGCAGGACAGCCCGGCATAGGGGGTACAGGCGGTAAAGGATGTCGCTGTAGTCAACCCTATTGGACAGTAGAAACCTGTAAAGGAAAACCCGGTGATGCGAATTATCGTTGTACTACTCAAACCTTTCGCTGTCAAAATGGGCTAGATGGAATTAATGGAACTTCAGGAAGAGTGGGGCGAGAAGGACGTTTAGGACAACTAACTTTAATTAACCTGAATCGTCCTCTAGTAGATGATAAACCAGGTGCCAGCGTGGCTCTATCGGAATTGAAAGATAGAGGCTTTACCTTATCAAAAAATAAATGGGAAACTCTTACGGGTGCTTTAGCTTTATTTGCTCCGGGTTCGGTAATTGATGATCAATATCGGTTTTTGGTAGAACGATTAGAACATTCTTTTTTGTTGATTTGGAATGCTCCCCAATCTTTTGAAAAATTTGCCGCTCAAAAAATGTCTTTGAGTTTAGAAAATAATGGACAGATAAAGGTTAATCCTCCGGCACAAATCTGGCTTGAAGCAACAACTCAACAACAAAATAATTTTACTCAGTTTATTGTTTACAATGCGATTTTAGAAAAAGAAGCCACCGAGTTAGTCAGTGAAAAAATTACGGGAAATAGAACAGATTTTCAGTTAACGTTGGAAGACAAAGCCAATTTATCCAATCTCATTTCCACAAAGTTTTTGGTTAAATATCGTACCACTCGCTCTGATCCTCGTTTTCGTCCAGTGTCAGATTATCGCACTCGATACGAAGGACCTATGCCGCCAGAATTGCTCCGTTTTCAAGGCAATAAATTTACCTTTGAGATCGGAAAATTACCGATTGATCCTGAAGATATTAAACCCGGACAAGGATTTGAAATAGAAATTATCGCCACTCGTTCTTTCGGGGGTTATTCCAAAGAGCAAACTATTGTAGTTCGAGATGTGATTCCGGGTTTGAAGTAATCCCATTTTCTCTAAAATTGCTCTCATTGCTCCCCCCAACCCCGCATGAGTTCGGTCTTGCTCAGTTTGCGCTAATTTTTGAGAAATCTAAGTAACTATACTCAGATATCCGAACTTGAATGATCAAATTTCCTATGAGATGATATTTTTACTCACTTTTTGGGAATGCTATAACTATTAGAATTTTTGAGAAAAATTTTATGACCTTAGCCATTTTTTTTATTAATCTTGCTCAAATTGGCATGATCTCAACAGCCTTATCTTTAGTCGCTCTACATTTGTTAAAAGTCAATTTATGGAACTACGATGATAACGAAGTGGTGAAAATTTTTGAAATAGTCAGAGTGATGGGACTATTTCTGATTATACTTTCGATTATTCTCTTTTTTACTATCGCTTTTATCAGTACCTAAAAGACTATTCAAAACTCGGTAAACCCGCTAAAGCCATCGCGATTTCTTGAGGATTATACTCACTATCTTGAAGTTTACCGGCTTGATAATCAATATAGGCCTGCATATCGAAGTGACCATGACCACACAAATTAAATAAAATCGTGCGGCTAATGCCTTCTTCTTTACAAAGCAATGCCTCATCAATGGCTTTTCTCACGGCATGATTAGCTTCTGGGGCGGGTAAAATTCCCTCCGAAGAAGCAAACGTCAAGCCGGCAGCAAAACAGCTTAATTGAGGATAAGCGCTACATTCAATCAAACCTAACTGAACCAAATGGCTGATTAAAGGAGCCATCCCATGATATCTTAACCCCCCCGCATGAAATCCTTCAGGAACAAAAGAATTGCCTAGGGTGTGCATTTTAACTAGCGGGGTTAAATGGGCAGTATCGCCAAAATCATAAGCATATTTTCCTCGCGTTAAAGTCGGACAAGCCGCAGGTTCTACCGCCATAAATTTAATCGGTTTTTGGCTTTCTCCTCGCAATGAAGCCCCAAGAAACGGAAAAACCAGTCCGGCAAAATTGCTTCCTCCGCCAGTACAACCAATAATAATATCCGGCTCATCTTCTGCCATCTTTAACTGTTCTATCGCTTCTAACCCGATCACGGTTTGATGCAGCAACACGTGATTTAATACGCTTCCTAAAGCATATTTTGTCTTAGAATCTTGGGCGGCTATTTCAATGGCTTCCCCGATAGCAATTCCTAAACTCCCTGTACTATCAGGATATTGGGCTAAAATTTCGCGTCCGGCTGCGGTTGTCTCACTCGGACTGGCTATCACTTTCGCCCCATAAGACTCCATCATCGCGCGGCGGTAGGGTTTTTGGTGATAACTCACCTTGACCATATACACTTCGACATCCAGGTCAAAAAACATCCCCGCTAAAGCTAGAGAACATCCCCATTGCCCGGCTCCGGTTTCAGTGGTTAGGCGTTTTACCCCTTCGATTTTGTTATAGTAAGCTTGAGGAATCGCTGTATTAGGTTTATGGCTACCGGTGGGGCTAACACCTTCATATTTATAATAAATTTTAGCGGGTGTATCGAGGGCTTTTTCTAAACGTCTGGCGCGATAAAGCGGCGTAGGTCGCCACTGACGATAGATATCATAAACCGGTGAGGGAATATCTATATATCTTTGCTGACTAACCTCTTGTTCAATGAGGGCTTGAGGAAATAAGGGTTCTAAATCAGCCGGTGTGATGGGTTGATGGGTTTGAGGATGTAGAACTGGGGGTAAAGGCGTAGGAAGATCGGCTTGAATGTTATACCAAGTTTTGGGGAGATGGTCTTCGGATAAGGTGTAT is from Gloeothece verrucosa PCC 7822 and encodes:
- a CDS encoding TrpB-like pyridoxal phosphate-dependent enzyme, with the translated sequence MNTIKYTLSEDHLPKTWYNIQADLPTPLPPVLHPQTHQPITPADLEPLFPQALIEQEVSQQRYIDIPSPVYDIYRQWRPTPLYRARRLEKALDTPAKIYYKYEGVSPTGSHKPNTAIPQAYYNKIEGVKRLTTETGAGQWGCSLALAGMFFDLDVEVYMVKVSYHQKPYRRAMMESYGAKVIASPSETTAAGREILAQYPDSTGSLGIAIGEAIEIAAQDSKTKYALGSVLNHVLLHQTVIGLEAIEQLKMAEDEPDIIIGCTGGGSNFAGLVFPFLGASLRGESQKPIKFMAVEPAACPTLTRGKYAYDFGDTAHLTPLVKMHTLGNSFVPEGFHAGGLRYHGMAPLISHLVQLGLIECSAYPQLSCFAAGLTFASSEGILPAPEANHAVRKAIDEALLCKEEGISRTILFNLCGHGHFDMQAYIDYQAGKLQDSEYNPQEIAMALAGLPSFE
- a CDS encoding type II toxin-antitoxin system RelE/ParE family toxin, with the translated sequence MDEEWQIEFYREFDTNEPVKKFLKEANLTEGELKQLQLRLKLLKTWGLQLLRERSDILSKIKEQNNLYELRLDNTPNNPRIFLCAFTGKRLILLHGFKKKKQKTPTKEIAIAVKRLNSVIEREESENDSK
- a CDS encoding ABC transporter ATP-binding protein; translation: MYLQIINLHKHFATKQGNLVVLKDINMTIKQGEFICAVGASGSGKSTLLRQIAGLDRPTVGEVKIDGKRVTGPGPDRGMVFQHYTLYPWMNVQENTEFGLKLQGFSPRERRELASYFLNMVGLSNFAKSLPNQLSGGMKQRVAIARALASNPKVLLMDEPFGALDVHTKESMHEFMLTLWERTNITVFMITHDVEEAVFLSNRIYALGARPGTVRKEIKINLPERSHTVKRHSSFHSYRDELMDLMRTHGQEAMAAA
- a CDS encoding glucose-1-phosphate adenylyltransferase yields the protein MKKVLSIILGGGAGTRLYPLTKLRAKPAVPLAGKYRLIDIPVSNCINSEITKIYVLTQFNSASLNRHLSRTYNFNGFNDEFVEVLAAQQTPENPGWFQGTADAVRQYLWLMEEWDIDEYLILSGDHLYRMDYRQFIQRHRETNADITLSVVPIDEKRASSFGLMKIDDNGRVIDFSEKPKGDALKQMQVDTTILGLSPDQARKSPYIASMGIYVFKKDVLGKLLRANLEQTDFGKEIIPAASADHNVQAYLFKGYWEDIGTIEAFYESNLALTQQPYPAFSFYDEKAPIYTRARYLPPTKMVDCTITESMISEGCILKECRIHHSVLGIRARVEAGCTIEDSLLMGLDFYESSAQRKAASQAGKVPQGIGAGTTIRRAIIDKNAHIGKNVLIINKDRIEEADREDQGFLIRNGIVVVMKNATIPDGTVI
- a CDS encoding helix-turn-helix domain-containing protein, translated to MTQNNNNDVLAFLDDIIPDTPENRLIERQELFRIALTQGMRNLRKRVGMTQKELAQKLGVTQGWVSKLESANNDHTFASVLAYLDGLAADFEAAILLNDQKFQVIPAYLRKEQEEIEGAITSVLNPPENLSSTPASKPPEFPSISPEQKRQCEEVKEIIKKTHSLWGIAS
- a CDS encoding ABC transporter permease, whose amino-acid sequence is MTTQSRSKILRRTVLWELVEEIPKPISTLLIITSIAVPIFLWWLITTFGNIDPKFLPSPAKVMEAFGRLWSTRELLKDTVASLWRVGVGFFLASILSIPLGILMGSYATIRALLEPIFGLMRYMPAPAFIPLLILYLGVGEEPKILLIFIGVFFFNALMVMDTVKFVPKDLIESTYMLGGNRWQTLIQVIFPHVVPGIIDACRINLAAAWQLVIVSELIASTEGLGRRISVAGRFLRTDEIFVGLIVIGVIGLFFDLLFQYLLRVSCQWATQKR
- a CDS encoding KGGVGR-motif variant AAA ATPase, whose amino-acid sequence is MKTITFYSYKGGVGRSLTAANFSVYLAKLGLKTVLIDFDLEAPGIDAKFNLPEPPHFQKGVLDYILHYQQYNEELGNIKDLCISVPLEASETGKPASLWIIPAGQYLTEEYYKKLSQLDWGIIFSQREGVAFFQQFLAHIKEELQADFVIIDSRTGITESSGLCTQQLADEVIMLSSLSSESIRVTKHIKNLIEQSQIAKALGKSIEVKLVVSRVPKPDDLMGFKQDCCELFDIEDNKLFFLFSCPALEQKEFLAITESDSHEELVSNYVKLFYAIQIELAETNILKQIEIFTQKILFLPEEEAEKQILELAAIYPHPEIYRTAMRFFKLTKNSTQMKIFCWKLLELLPDDEEVQIILGKEYLRQLKIKIEHQAERFIKNAIRAIEPLYQKNKLNVEEKIIYGETLVINKEYQKSLEILLPLCNDEEIPMNFQFNACNIAADAAIILNDYPLAIQLQERVKAIEKELDDIPF